The following is a genomic window from Amycolatopsis australiensis.
CGTACACCTCGTTGAACGGCGCGAAGTGCGCCGTGTCGGTCAGGTACACCCGCACCATGATCGCGTCGGCCAGGCTCGCGCCCGCCTCGGCCAGCACGGCCTCGATGTTCTTGAACGTCTGCCGGGTCTGGCCCGCGACGTCGTCGCCGACGACCGCGCCGGTGGCCGGGTCGAACGCGACCTGGCCGGCGACCTGCAGCAGGTTCCCCTTGCGGACGGCCTGCGAGAACTTCGCCGGCGGCTTCGGCGCGTTCTC
Proteins encoded in this region:
- a CDS encoding RidA family protein, with translation MSKTAVSTENAPKPPAKFSQAVRKGNLLQVAGQVAFDPATGAVVGDDVAGQTRQTFKNIEAVLAEAGASLADAIMVRVYLTDTAHFAPFNEVYDELIGEGPHPARTTVYVGLPGELLVEIDVLCVLD